The genomic interval CTTCACTTGTCTTCATTAATTCACACTAGGCAAAGCTATACACGTTTCACATCCCATTCCAACATGACAATATTTTTTTACCATCAGAGTTTCTGCAAATGTTTTAAGATCTGCCTTTATGTAGTATGTGGTACAGTAAATGTCTAAGGGAACACCTTTTGGCAAGACTCCATTGCTTGTACATGCACCTTGTGTTCTATATTTGCAGCTGGCTTGAGAAGTTTAAAAAGTCTGCATAGcagaaatgtcattttacaacaTTACAGGTCATAATTCTTAAGGTTTAGCAAGAACAGTATTTCATAGGTATTGTcaattttccaaaataaatagCACAACCAACTTGGTTCTGATTGAAATATTCAACGTttctatattatatttaaaagagATCTGACTGAAGTAATTAGATCACTGGAACAGTAATTGGATAATTGTAATATGTCAAGTTTTCAGTGTTGTATATACTACATTCAAAACTAGTTTGACATTTTGCTACTCAACTATTGGAGCAAAAGGGGAAATATCTTTGGTTGCTGGTCAGTTCCATCCAGTAAtccaaaatgttcaaatgaaacCTGTTTTCcttgcacacaaaaaataatataatctcAATCTGAATATGATCCAGTATAACATATTTCAAAACTTCAGCATTATACGTTTTCTGCCATTTATACGAGAAATCTCACTTCACATGTGATTTCAATGAGCAAAAGTGCTTCTCAAATTTTAGCTGGTCAGTATCTCGAAAAAAAGCATGCATCTGAtggagtttttgttttgatttttggcTGTCTACAGTTAAAAATGAGAATTATTTTAGATTTCTATTAAGACTAGGAATATTGAATCTACTGCAGTTCACCACTGAAACCCCTCACACTAACTGTAGCTGTCAGTAAATAAGCATGGTTCATAGTAAACCATTCATCATCACTAAGGGTAAGATACCCAAAGCTGTATGATCAAAGTGCTTTTggagaaaacaggaaaatgcCCAGTTTATACATTCCCACCAAAGGAAAGAAACACTTAAAGAGGATTACATCATTGCATGATGAAGCCTGTCCTTTGGGGCAGACCACTGGGCCCCTGGGAGAGTGCTGGTGTATACTGCTGTAGATGTGGGCTTGGCACTGATGGCACCATAGAAGGAATAGTGACAGAAGGGTAGAGAGCTGGTGGGTATGGTAAAGCTGGCTGCTGCCCTGCTGGATAGGTTGGTGGAGGTCTTGTAGGAACTAGGGACCCATTGGCCTGGTTGCAGAGGGGCACAGGGGAGTTGTGCTGCACAGGCTCATTAGAAGAAACCTGCAGCATCTGGAAGTGTTTGAGCACCATCTCCCGTAGTTTGTCAATCTTCACACGCCGCAAATGAGCCAGCTTTCTCTTGTTCTGGTACGCATCAACGAACGAATCCAGAGACAAATCTCCGTCGAGGAAAGAATCGGCCATGTTCTAAAATGACCAGAGGAGAATTTGAGGCAAGCCATCATGATGGCAAGACAAGTTGCACATTTCATATATGTTTTGATTGTCTCTCATTTTACTCAGATTAAACTGACATTACCTCAGTTTCCTCTTCAATCTTTGCTCCTTCAGCTTGCAGTAAGGCCAACAGTGTGTCCAGTGAACTTTTCCCTGAACTGTGATCTTtgtaagaaaaagaaattgaCATCCTGAGCCAACACACAGCCATATCCACCAAATATCTCATACTCCTGCACATCTGAAGTTTTGGCATGCTGAAAATTACACTGGAAATTACACTGGAGCTAATTTTGCTTATACACCAGAATACTACATATGTTTTGGTTCAAACCATGAAAATGATACAGAAGTTAACTAAGTGGGCTGCATCAACTGCATTGTTGAAGTTTAGTCTGATTTCATGagcatgctttttaaaatttggtatcacaattacaaaacattgtttaaaaaaagcatatgAAAATCAGGATGTACAGATGACAGTCAAACCTGAATTTGCATTTTAGACTTTCTTGAAAATGACACACATTTGAAAGGTTTaggtataacttacaatattacattataaacaTCAGTATTGATAATATGTGCAGCTTTGTTTTGCAGACATGGTTtggaataattattttatattttgcagtATGAAACTAACTAAACCAGATCCCAGCTGTAGATAATATAATGATTAGCAACAGAGCAGATAAAAGTAGACCCAGGTGAAACGAGCTCACCTAGAGTGGATTTGCGAAGCTGGTAAGTCTCATAGAGTTCCTGTAAACAACAGTAGCGTTTGGTTAATTGCATCTTCTGTTGGTCCAGGCCAGGCTGCAGGCTAAGGTTCTGCTCTGCTAGGCTGCGGTTACTGGCAAGGGTCATCTCTTTAGTCTGCTGCACCTCCTGCATCTAAAGGTAGAATGAGAACAGTGATCAGGAAAGCCTATAGTTGTATCAAGCAAATGTATTACAACATACAAAGGGTTATACAATATCAATAACTGGTTCGTCTTTGACACCTTTTGTGATAAATGTTTAGTTTCCATCACAGCCAAAGAGTCATTACTGCATCATGGACTTTTTAGATTTGACTCTAGATTTAACAAATCTAGTCTAATCCATGAGCAAGGCCAATAACACCCAAGACCAGTTCTAGAGATGTACTgctctgcagagtttagttccaacacACTTGATTCTAAGTATTATAGAAGGACTGGATTAACTGTATTAGGCATGTTAGGATTAGACTGAAACTCTGCAGACCCTGGTCCTGTAGGACCAGGCCAGGGCACCACTGGTTTGGTTtaaaaacacacctgctccagttCAACAAGGTTTTCCACTGACATCAGAATATTAACTTGCATCATGTTTGTTAGAACTAAACCTTAAAACAATAGCAGTAGATCTTCAGGACCAGAGTTAGACATGCCTGACTAAGACAGTTGTATGACATAACAGCTCTTCATCTCAGATCAGGGGTCTTTACCTCCAGATCTGGGACATCACTGTCCTGCACAGTTTAATGTTTCCCCAGACACCTGATCCAGATTATGAAGTGCTTGGTACCTGCCTGATTATTTGGATCACATGTGGGGTAATGAATATCTGAAACAGTATAGTGGTTCATTATGACTGGAGTGTACATCTAAAATATCCTTAAAAAGAAGTGTACTAA from Electrophorus electricus isolate fEleEle1 chromosome 17, fEleEle1.pri, whole genome shotgun sequence carries:
- the vps37bb gene encoding VPS37B subunit of ESCRT-I b, producing MGDLFVITNKFSSYSVTQLNELLEDDEKLSTIVKEMDEMQEVQQTKEMTLASNRSLAEQNLSLQPGLDQQKMQLTKRYCCLQELYETYQLRKSTLDHSSGKSSLDTLLALLQAEGAKIEEETENMADSFLDGDLSLDSFVDAYQNKRKLAHLRRVKIDKLREMVLKHFQMLQVSSNEPVQHNSPVPLCNQANGSLVPTRPPPTYPAGQQPALPYPPALYPSVTIPSMVPSVPSPHLQQYTPALSQGPSGLPQRTGFIMQ